The Maylandia zebra isolate NMK-2024a linkage group LG7, Mzebra_GT3a, whole genome shotgun sequence genome contains a region encoding:
- the lrrtm4l1 gene encoding leucine rich repeat transmembrane neuronal 4 like 1 isoform X2: MGPLLCDGRLTHLLFPLLLLLRAPLLFSFGERTCPNSCRCEGKTVHCDSSGFLDVPENISVGCQGLSLRYNELHTLLPYQFAHLSQLLWIYLDHNQISVVDSRAFQGVRRLKELILSSNRITALHNSTFHGIPNLRSLDLSYNKLENLQPGQFHGLRKLQNLHLRSNGLSNIPIRAFLECRSLEFLDLGYNRIKALTRTTFLGLQKLMELHLEHNQFSRINFFLFPRLANLRSLYLQWNRIRVVNQGLPWTWYTLQKLDLSGNEIQTLDPAVFHCLPNLQVLNLESNKLSNVSQEAVSAWISLTSISLAGNIWDCGTGICPLVAWLRNFRGSKDTTMICSSPKYLQGEKVMDATRSHGICEETDYILTETPSPTSELISEATAEPTFGPTSGIPPMPPTSTFGPLPPFRPRPIPHPTFPGHMSKDPRDSVVRPRPTHIPPPEIEHMTLHKVVVGSVALFFTMSLILTVFYVLWRRYPGATRLLQQRSMVGRKRRKKSPEPEQNLSSQLQEYYMSYNPAATPEALEVLGNGTGSCTCTISGSRECENEYTCPRPLPGAWLGDLPTIH, from the coding sequence GTCCATTGCTGTGTGATGGACGACTGACACACCTCCTCTTCCCTTTGCTTCTTCTCTTGCGGGCTCCCCTGTTATTCAGTTTTGGTGAGCGAACATGCCCTAATAGCTGCCGATGTGAGGGAAAAACTGTCCATTGTGATTCATCTGGATTTTTAGATGTTCCAGAAAACATCTCAGTAGGCTGCCAGGGCCTTTCCCTGCGATACAATGAACTGCATACGCTGCTACCATATCAGTTTGCTCACCTCAGCCAGCTTCTCTGGATCTACTTAGACCACAATCAGATTTCAGTTGTTGACAGTCGAGCGTTCCAGGGGGTCCGCAGACTCAAAGAGCTCATTCTGAGCTCCAACAGGATTACAGCCCTACACAATTCAACATTTCATGGAATTCCAAATCTTCGAAGTCTGGACTTGTCCTACAACAAATTAGAAAATCTACAGCCCGGTCAATTCCATGGCTTACGAAAACTACAAAACCTTCACCTACGCTCCAATGGTCTCTCCAACATCCCAATTCGAGCATTTCTGGAGTGTCGAAGTTTGGAGTTTCTGGATTTGGGTTACAATCGAATCAAAGCTCTTACCCGCACAACTTTTCTGGGTCTACAGAAGCTGATGGAGTTACATCTGGAACATAACCAATTCTCTCGGatcaacttttttttgtttccacgTTTAGCCAACCTAAGATCACTTTATCTGCAGTGGAATCGAATTAGGGTGGTCAACCAGGGTCTGCCATGGACATGGTATACACTGCAGAAGCTTGATCTGTCTGGAAATGAAATTCAGACTCTGGACCCAGCTGTGTTTCACTGCTTGCCCAACCTGCAAGTCTTAAACCTGGAATCCAACAAGCTGTCCAATGTGTCTCAGGAGGCAGTGTCAGCGTGGATCTCACTGACCTCAATAAGTCTTGCTGGCAATATCTGGGATTGTGGAACTGGGATATGCCCACTTGTTGCTTGGTTGAGAAATTTTCGGGGTAGTAAAGACACAACAATGATATGCAGCAGCCCAAAGTATCTCCAGGGAGAAAAAGTCATGGATGCTACAAGGAGCCATGGTATTTGTGAGGAAACCGATTACATTCTGACTGAAACACCTTCACCAACATCAGAGCTCATTTCGGAAGCCACTGCCGAACCAACCTTTGGCCCCACAAGTGGCATTCCACCTATGCCACCGACCAGTACCTTTGGTCCTCTCCCACCATTTAGACCTCGACCCATTCCTCATCCTACCTTTCCCGGGCAtatgagcaaagatcccagagaCTCAGTGGTTCGCCCTCGACCCACTCACATACCACCCCCAGAGATAGAGCACATGACTCTGCACAAAGTGGTTGTGGGCAGCGTAGCACTCTTCTTCACCATGTCATTAATCTTGacagttttttatgttttgtggcGGCGCTACCCAGGTGCAACCAGGTTGCTGCAGCAGAGATCCATGGTGGGACGGAAGCGTCGCAAAAAGAGTCCAGAGCCAGAACAGAACCTCAGCTCCCAGCTCCAAGAGTATTACATGAGCTACAATCCTGCTGCAACACCGGAAGCATTGGAGGTGCTAGGCAATGGCACTGGTTCCTGCACTTGCACAATTTCTGGCTCCAGGGAGTGTGAG
- the lrrtm4l1 gene encoding leucine rich repeat transmembrane neuronal 4 like 1 isoform X1, whose amino-acid sequence MGPLLCDGRLTHLLFPLLLLLRAPLLFSFGERTCPNSCRCEGKTVHCDSSGFLDVPENISVGCQGLSLRYNELHTLLPYQFAHLSQLLWIYLDHNQISVVDSRAFQGVRRLKELILSSNRITALHNSTFHGIPNLRSLDLSYNKLENLQPGQFHGLRKLQNLHLRSNGLSNIPIRAFLECRSLEFLDLGYNRIKALTRTTFLGLQKLMELHLEHNQFSRINFFLFPRLANLRSLYLQWNRIRVVNQGLPWTWYTLQKLDLSGNEIQTLDPAVFHCLPNLQVLNLESNKLSNVSQEAVSAWISLTSISLAGNIWDCGTGICPLVAWLRNFRGSKDTTMICSSPKYLQGEKVMDATRSHGICEETDYILTETPSPTSELISEATAEPTFGPTSGIPPMPPTSTFGPLPPFRPRPIPHPTFPGHMSKDPRDSVVRPRPTHIPPPEIEHMTLHKVVVGSVALFFTMSLILTVFYVLWRRYPGATRLLQQRSMVGRKRRKKSPEPEQNLSSQLQEYYMSYNPAATPEALEVLGNGTGSCTCTISGSRECEVKSALQMWGGRMNYSKSTKSPNQISLFHIL is encoded by the exons GTCCATTGCTGTGTGATGGACGACTGACACACCTCCTCTTCCCTTTGCTTCTTCTCTTGCGGGCTCCCCTGTTATTCAGTTTTGGTGAGCGAACATGCCCTAATAGCTGCCGATGTGAGGGAAAAACTGTCCATTGTGATTCATCTGGATTTTTAGATGTTCCAGAAAACATCTCAGTAGGCTGCCAGGGCCTTTCCCTGCGATACAATGAACTGCATACGCTGCTACCATATCAGTTTGCTCACCTCAGCCAGCTTCTCTGGATCTACTTAGACCACAATCAGATTTCAGTTGTTGACAGTCGAGCGTTCCAGGGGGTCCGCAGACTCAAAGAGCTCATTCTGAGCTCCAACAGGATTACAGCCCTACACAATTCAACATTTCATGGAATTCCAAATCTTCGAAGTCTGGACTTGTCCTACAACAAATTAGAAAATCTACAGCCCGGTCAATTCCATGGCTTACGAAAACTACAAAACCTTCACCTACGCTCCAATGGTCTCTCCAACATCCCAATTCGAGCATTTCTGGAGTGTCGAAGTTTGGAGTTTCTGGATTTGGGTTACAATCGAATCAAAGCTCTTACCCGCACAACTTTTCTGGGTCTACAGAAGCTGATGGAGTTACATCTGGAACATAACCAATTCTCTCGGatcaacttttttttgtttccacgTTTAGCCAACCTAAGATCACTTTATCTGCAGTGGAATCGAATTAGGGTGGTCAACCAGGGTCTGCCATGGACATGGTATACACTGCAGAAGCTTGATCTGTCTGGAAATGAAATTCAGACTCTGGACCCAGCTGTGTTTCACTGCTTGCCCAACCTGCAAGTCTTAAACCTGGAATCCAACAAGCTGTCCAATGTGTCTCAGGAGGCAGTGTCAGCGTGGATCTCACTGACCTCAATAAGTCTTGCTGGCAATATCTGGGATTGTGGAACTGGGATATGCCCACTTGTTGCTTGGTTGAGAAATTTTCGGGGTAGTAAAGACACAACAATGATATGCAGCAGCCCAAAGTATCTCCAGGGAGAAAAAGTCATGGATGCTACAAGGAGCCATGGTATTTGTGAGGAAACCGATTACATTCTGACTGAAACACCTTCACCAACATCAGAGCTCATTTCGGAAGCCACTGCCGAACCAACCTTTGGCCCCACAAGTGGCATTCCACCTATGCCACCGACCAGTACCTTTGGTCCTCTCCCACCATTTAGACCTCGACCCATTCCTCATCCTACCTTTCCCGGGCAtatgagcaaagatcccagagaCTCAGTGGTTCGCCCTCGACCCACTCACATACCACCCCCAGAGATAGAGCACATGACTCTGCACAAAGTGGTTGTGGGCAGCGTAGCACTCTTCTTCACCATGTCATTAATCTTGacagttttttatgttttgtggcGGCGCTACCCAGGTGCAACCAGGTTGCTGCAGCAGAGATCCATGGTGGGACGGAAGCGTCGCAAAAAGAGTCCAGAGCCAGAACAGAACCTCAGCTCCCAGCTCCAAGAGTATTACATGAGCTACAATCCTGCTGCAACACCGGAAGCATTGGAGGTGCTAGGCAATGGCACTGGTTCCTGCACTTGCACAATTTCTGGCTCCAGGGAGTGTGAG GTGAAGTCAGCATTACAGATGTGGGGAGGTCGAATGAATTACAGCAAGTCAACCAAATCACCTAATCAAATCAGCCTGTTCCATATACTCTAA